A window of the Cystobacter fuscus genome harbors these coding sequences:
- a CDS encoding SET domain-containing protein, which translates to MPAPSPKKPTSRKSSLPAVQPFALRPSSIQGQGAFATRPIKKGERIIEYLGERITQDEADERYDDSAMARHHTFLFSVDDDTVIDAAREGNDARFINHSCAPNCQAFLEDERIYIYALRDIAVGEELSYDYGYERTEDMGPEEEALYVCRCGAPACRGTILAPLKKEEPKKKASAKKTSSSKKKSSKKAPSKAGGKRASKVRSGRGDKGRTRAARG; encoded by the coding sequence ATGCCAGCTCCCTCCCCCAAGAAGCCCACCTCCCGTAAGTCCTCCCTTCCCGCGGTCCAGCCCTTCGCGCTGCGGCCCTCGTCCATCCAGGGCCAGGGCGCCTTCGCCACGCGTCCCATCAAGAAGGGCGAGCGCATCATCGAGTACCTCGGCGAGCGCATCACCCAGGACGAGGCGGATGAGCGCTACGACGACAGCGCCATGGCGCGCCACCACACCTTCCTCTTCAGCGTGGACGACGACACGGTCATCGACGCGGCGCGTGAGGGCAACGACGCCCGGTTCATCAACCACTCGTGCGCTCCCAACTGCCAGGCCTTCCTGGAGGACGAGCGCATCTACATCTACGCCCTGCGCGACATCGCCGTGGGCGAGGAGCTCAGCTACGACTACGGCTACGAGCGCACCGAGGACATGGGCCCGGAGGAGGAGGCGCTCTACGTCTGCCGCTGTGGCGCTCCCGCTTGCCGGGGCACCATCCTCGCTCCCCTGAAGAAGGAGGAGCCCAAGAAGAAGGCGTCCGCGAAGAAGACTTCTTCCTCGAAGAAGAAGTCGTCGAAGAAGGCGCCCTCGAAGGCCGGGGGCAAGCGCGCGTCCAAGGTCCGCTCCGGACGGGGAGACAAGGGCCGCACGCGCGCGGCCCGTGGGTGA
- a CDS encoding DUF423 domain-containing protein — protein MRLWLILGAASAFLSVAAGAFGAHALRTRLPPDMQTIFETGARYHMYHSLGLIAVGLLAHLRPGPLLNGAGWALVVGIVLFSGSLYALALSGVRVLGAITPLGGVGFLVGWVLFAIAAWRQG, from the coding sequence ATGCGTCTGTGGCTCATTCTCGGCGCGGCAAGCGCGTTCCTGTCGGTGGCGGCGGGAGCTTTCGGTGCACATGCCCTGCGCACGAGGCTCCCTCCGGACATGCAAACCATCTTCGAAACAGGCGCGCGTTACCACATGTATCACTCGCTGGGACTCATCGCGGTCGGGCTACTCGCGCACCTGCGGCCTGGCCCCCTGCTCAACGGCGCGGGATGGGCCCTGGTGGTGGGCATCGTGCTCTTCTCCGGCAGCTTGTACGCCCTGGCGCTCTCCGGCGTGCGCGTCCTGGGCGCCATCACCCCCCTGGGGGGCGTGGGTTTCCTCGTGGGCTGGGTGCTGTTCGCCATCGCCGCCTGGCGCCAGGGCTGA